A region from the Paenibacillus humicola genome encodes:
- the fliF gene encoding flagellar basal-body MS-ring/collar protein FliF: MNEKFVRYRQAVAGYWNRMGKSQKIWLGASAGVLLLTVILLTAFFSRTHYELAFQNLDNTDAAAVLNYLDGNKIPYRLTDGGQSILVPAAEAAKVKVEAGSEGLVQNGSIGFDAFNDGSSMFGSTDREFDVKYRNALNGEIQKLLNGMQGVEQTKVLVNLPEESVFLSTDEKDQASASIMMTFKPGYRPAQKEIDGYYNLVKTAVPNLSADNITITSPQGELLASGELGGAAGATALETHLQIQRKYELDLKQKIQQFLGPIVGQNNLVVNVSSSINFDKKTTDEHLVTPLDNNNNNGIIVSEQQDNKTATGSSGAGGVAGTGQTDIPTYQAADGSGTTSSEENSRTTNYEFNRINNQIESGPYVIQDLSVSVGIEQSRLTPQAKADINAFLTSLVRSQLAGSGQNVSDDTLIAKKVSVIGQTFADSGPAGTASGLSTAWMAGIGLAAVALIGGLGYAIIRKRRRSEQLQEADLPAKLEYPTIDLESVNDETQVRKQLETLAKRKPDEFVNLLRTWLVDE, encoded by the coding sequence GTGAACGAAAAATTCGTCCGATATCGGCAGGCGGTCGCCGGGTATTGGAACAGGATGGGGAAAAGTCAAAAAATATGGCTTGGCGCGTCTGCGGGTGTGCTTCTGCTGACCGTCATACTATTGACCGCTTTTTTCTCCCGGACCCATTACGAGCTCGCGTTTCAAAATTTGGACAATACGGACGCGGCAGCGGTCCTGAATTATTTGGACGGCAATAAAATTCCGTACCGGCTGACCGACGGCGGGCAAAGCATTCTGGTGCCGGCGGCCGAGGCGGCAAAGGTGAAAGTGGAAGCGGGCTCCGAAGGACTCGTCCAAAACGGCTCCATCGGCTTTGACGCTTTTAACGACGGCTCATCGATGTTCGGATCGACGGACCGCGAGTTCGATGTGAAATACCGCAATGCGCTGAACGGCGAAATTCAAAAGCTGCTAAACGGCATGCAAGGCGTCGAACAAACGAAGGTGCTGGTCAATTTGCCGGAAGAAAGCGTTTTTCTCTCAACGGATGAGAAGGATCAGGCTTCCGCTTCGATCATGATGACCTTCAAGCCCGGTTACCGGCCGGCGCAGAAGGAAATCGACGGCTATTACAATCTCGTCAAAACGGCCGTGCCGAACCTGAGCGCGGACAATATCACCATTACGAGCCCGCAAGGCGAGCTGCTCGCTTCCGGCGAGCTCGGCGGCGCAGCCGGCGCAACGGCACTCGAGACGCATTTGCAGATCCAGCGCAAATACGAGCTTGACCTGAAACAGAAAATCCAGCAGTTTCTCGGTCCGATCGTCGGCCAGAACAACTTGGTCGTCAACGTCAGCAGTTCGATTAATTTCGATAAAAAAACGACGGACGAGCACCTGGTGACGCCGCTGGACAATAACAACAATAACGGCATTATCGTCAGCGAGCAGCAGGACAACAAAACCGCAACCGGGTCAAGCGGCGCGGGGGGCGTTGCCGGCACGGGACAGACGGACATCCCCACGTACCAGGCGGCGGACGGAAGCGGTACGACAAGCAGCGAAGAAAACAGCCGGACAACCAACTACGAGTTTAATCGGATTAACAATCAAATCGAGTCGGGCCCTTATGTGATTCAAGATTTATCGGTCAGCGTCGGCATCGAGCAAAGCAGGCTGACGCCGCAGGCGAAAGCCGATATCAATGCGTTTCTGACCTCGCTTGTGCGGTCCCAGCTCGCAGGCTCCGGTCAAAACGTCAGCGACGACACGCTGATCGCCAAGAAGGTTTCGGTCATCGGTCAAACCTTTGCGGACTCCGGCCCGGCAGGAACGGCTTCCGGACTTTCGACTGCCTGGATGGCCGGCATCGGTCTCGCCGCAGTCGCGCTGATTGGCGGACTCGGTTACGCCATAATACGCAAACGCAGACGGTCGGAGCAGCTCCA